One window from the genome of Anomalospiza imberbis isolate Cuckoo-Finch-1a 21T00152 chromosome 13, ASM3175350v1, whole genome shotgun sequence encodes:
- the FURIN gene encoding furin, translated as MDLRPCSLLLLWTLVVALTLLDQEVLAQHIYTNTWAVLVPAGPQEADRLARKHGFLNLGPIFGDYYHFQHRGVVKRSLSPHQPWHSRLAREPQVQWLEQQVAKRRTKRDIFMEPTDPKFPQQWYLYNTNQRDLNVRQAWEQGYTGKGIVVSILDDGIEKNHPDLEANYDPGASFDVNDQDPDPQPRYTQMNDNRHGTRCAGEVAAVANNGICGVGVAYNARIGGVRMLDGEVTDAVEAHSLGLNPNHIHIYSASWGPEDDGKTVDGPARLAEEAFFRGVSQGRGGLGSIFVWASGNGGREHDSCNCDGYTNSIYTLSISSTTQYGNVPWYSEACSSTLATTYSSGNQNEKQIVTTDLRQKCTELHTGTSASAPLAAGIIALALEANKNLTWRDMQHLVVQTSKPAHLNANDWVTNGVGRKVSHSYGYGLLDAGAMVSLAKNWTTVGPQRKCVIDILAEPRDIGKRLEVRRKVDACLGKANYISRLEHAQARLTLSYNRRGDLAIHLVSPMGTRSTLLAARPHDFSADGFNDWAFMTTHSWDEDPSGEWVLEIENTSDAKNYGTLTKFTLVLYGTATDSPSLSNQLESSGCKTLTPSQTCVVCEEGYYLHQKSCLKHCPPGFAPGVQSTHYNLENSVEPIAPHLCLPCHPSCATCAGPGPNQCLTCPAHSHFSSLDLSCSHQTQSSRASPALADGEGPAEAPPPVNLPVLIASLSCILIVIIFVTIFLVLQARSGFSLRGVKVYALDSGIISYKGLPSDIWQEEGPSESDGEDYEAHSERTAFIRDQSAL; from the exons ATGGATCTGAGGCCCTGCTCGCTGCTGTTGCTCTGGACTCTGGTGGTTGCCCTCACTCTCCTGGACCAGGAAGTGCTGGCCCAGCATATTTACACCAACACCTGGGCTGTGCTCGTCCCTGCAGGACCCCAGGAGGCTGACAGGCTGGCCAGGAAGCATGGATTCCTCAACCTAGGCCCG ATCTTTGGCGACTATTACCACTTCCAGCACCGCGGCGTGGTGAAGCGTTCCCTCTCaccccaccagccctggcacagccgcTTGGCCAGGGAACCGCAG GTgcagtggctggagcagcaggtggCAAAGCGCAGGACCAAGCGAGACATTTTCATGGAGCCCACAGACCCTAAGTTCCCACAGCAGTGGTACCTG TACAACACAAACCAGCGGGACCTGAACGTGCGTCAGGCCTGGGAACAGGGATACACGGGCAAGGGCATAGTGGTGTCCATCCTGGATGACGGCATTGAGAAGAACCACCCTGACCTGGAGGCCAACTAT GACCCAGGGGCAAGTTTTGATGTCAATGACCAGGACCCAGACCCGCAGCCCCGCTACACGCAGATGAATGACAacag ACATGGCACGCGCTGTGCTGGGGAAGTGGCTGCTGTGGCAAACAACGGCATCTGTGGTGTTGGCGTGGCATACAATGCCAGGATCGGAG GTGTGCGCATGCTGGATGGGGAAGTGACCGACGCTGTGGAGGCCCATTCTCTGGGTCTCAATCCCAACCACATCCACATCTACAGTGCCAGCTGGGGCCCTGAGGACGACGGCAAGACTGTGGATGGCCCGGCCCGGCTGGCAGAGGAGGCTTTCTTCCGTGGGGTCAGCCAG GGCCGAGGCGGGCTGGGCTCCATCTTCGTCTGGGCATCTGGGAATGGGGGCCGCGAGCATGACAGCTGCAACTGTGACGGTTACACCAACAGCATCTACACGCTGTCCATCAGCAGCACCACCCAGTACGGCAACGTGCCCTGGTACAGCGAGGCCTGCTCCTCCACCCTAGCCACCACCTACAGCAGTGGCAACCAGAATGAGAAGCAGATT GTGACGACTGACCTCAGACAGAAGTGCACCGAGTTGCACACTGGGACATCGGCCTCAGCACCTCTGGCCGCTGGCATCATCGCCCTCGCCCTGGAAGCCAA CAAGAACCTGACCTGGCGGGACATGCAGCACCTGGTGGTGCAGACCTCGAAGCCAGCTCACCTGAATGCCAATGACTGGGTCACCAATGGTGTTGGCCGCAAAG TCAGCCACTCGTATGGCTACGGCCTGCTGGATGCCGGGGCCATGGTGAGCCTGGCCAAGAACTGGACTACGGTGGGACCTCAGAGGAAGTGTGTCATTGACATCCTTGCAGAGCCCAG GGACATTGGGAAGCGTCTCGAGGTACGGCGGAAAGTGGATGCCTGCCTGGGGAAAGCCAACTACATCAGCCGTCTGGAGCACGCGCAGGCCAGGCTGACGCTGTCCTACAACCGGCGGGGGGACCTGGCCATCCACCTGGTCAGCCCCATGGGCACCCGCTCcaccctcctggctgccag GCCCCACGACTTCTCGGCTGATGGCTTCAATGACTGGGCCTTCATGACAACGCACTCATGGGATGAGGACCCCTCTGGGGAGTGGGTGCTGGAGATTGAGAACACCAGTGATGCCAAGAACTATG GCACACTTACCAAGTTCACGCTTGTGCTGTATGGGACGGCCACCGACTCGCCCAGCCTCTCCAACCAGCTGGAGAGCAGTGGCTGCAAGACCCTGACCCCCAGCCAGACCTGTGTGG TCTGTGAGGAGGGGTACTACCTGCACCAGAAGAGCTGCCTGAAGCACTGCCCTCCTGGCTTCGCACCTGGTGTCCAGAGCACGCACTACAACCTGGAGAACAGCGTGGAGCCCATTGCACCCCacctctgcctgccctgccacccctcctgtgccacctgtgcgGGACCTGGCCCCAACCAGTGCCTCACCTGTCCTGCACACTCCCACTTCAGCAGCCTGGACCTCTCCTGCTCCCACCAGACACAGAGCAGCCGTGcatcccctgccctggcagatgGCGAAGGACCAGCTGAGGCCCCCCCTCCGGTCAACTTGCCTGTTCTCATCGCCAGCCTCAGCTGCATCCTCATCGTCATCATCTTTGTCACCATCTTCTTGGTGCTGCAAGCACGCTCAGGCTTCAGCCTGCGGGGTGTGAAGGTGTATGCCCTGGACAGCGGGATCATCTCCTACAAGGGGCTCCCCTCCGACATCTGGCAGGAGGAGGGTCCCTCTGAGTCGGACGGTGAGGATTATGAGGCCCACAGCGAGAGGACTGCCTTCATCAGAGACCAAAGTGCCCTTTGA
- the FES gene encoding tyrosine-protein kinase Fes/Fps isoform X3, whose translation MVSTGFPVPPQEPELHQVQTASVPAPAGRQQQPHNEDLATNDGELRLLELMKKWMSQRAKSDREYAGMLHHMLSQLEKQEGAWQLHGDHGGQIEKSWWVLVSRTETLSQILRRHAEELAAGPLAKLSLLIRDKQQLRKAFGEQWQQLSQEYSRTTQQEMEKLKAQYRSLARDSAQAKRKYREASKDKERDKAKEKYVRSLWKLHALHNQYVLAVQAAALHHQHHYQRVLPSLHQSLYSLQQEMVLILKEILREYCSISSLVQEDLLAVHQEIASAIQAIDPATEYSSFIQSHQYESEVPPTVSFDESLLEDTENLVPGELQLNELTLESVQHCLTSVEEELVAATEAVSIKEQQMQELKAEIHDEEQGRSPGERVHLLGRRQGLHEARQQLEGCLCAQAKLQLQRDVLARKLTELGVRDPLPALPLPEDRQSVSSTEQERSGASALETLKSHITGIFSPKYSLPPPVPLIPDVQKPLCQQVWYHGAIPRSEVQELLTCSGDFLVRESQGKQEYVLSVLWDGQPRHFIIQAVSNMFRLEGDSFPTVPLLIQHLLQSQQPITRKSGIVLARAVPKDKWVLNHEDVLLGERIGRGNFGEVFSGRLRADNSPVAVKSCRETLPPELKAKFLQEARILKQYRHPNIVRLIGVCTQKQPIYIVMELVQGGDFLTFLRSEGPHLRVKELVKMTENAAAGMEYLESKHCIHRDLAARNCLVTERNTLKISDFGMSREEEDGIYASTGGMKQIPVKWTAPEALNYGQYSSESDVWSFGILLWEAFSLGAVPYANLSNQQTREAVEHGMRLDPPEQCPEEVYQLMQRCWEYDPRKRPSFCTIHQDLIAIRKRQR comes from the exons ATGGTCAGCACTGGGTTTCCTGTTCCTCCCCAGGAGCCAGAGCTTCACCAGGTCCAGACCGCGTCAGTCCCGGCCCCAGCAGGACGCCAGCAGCAGCCTCACAACGAAGACCTAGCAACAAAT GATGGGGAGCTGCGCCTCCTGGAGCTGATGAAGAAGTGGATGTCGCAGCGGGCCAAGAGTGACCGGGAGTATGCAGGGATGCTGCACCACATGTTGtcccagctggaaaagcaggaggGCGCTTGGCAGCTCCATGGCGACCATGGTGGTCAGATCGAGAAG TCCTGGTGGGTGCTGGTGAGCCGGACAGAGACGCTGAGCCAGATCCTGCGGCGGCATGCGGAGGAACTGGCAGCGGGGCCGCTGGCCAAGCTGAGCCTGCTCATCCGCGACAAGCAGCAGCTGCGCAAAGCCTTCGGcgagcagtggcagcagctcagccaggagtATAGCCGG ACGACGCAGCAGGAGatggagaagctgaaggcaCAGTACCGCAGCCTGGCCCGTGACAGCGCCCAGGCCAAGCGCAAGTACCGGGAGGCCAGCAAAG ACAAGGAGCGGGACAAGGCGAAGGAGAAGTATGTGCGCAGCCTCTGGAAGCTCCATGCCCTGCACAATCAGTATGTGCTGGCTGTGCAGGCGGCTGCATTGCACCACCAGCACCACTACCAGCGGGTGCTGCCCAGCCTGCATCAGTCCCTCTACAGTCTGCAGCAGGAGATGGTCCTCATCCT AAAGGAGATCCTCAGGGAGTACTGCAGCATCAGCAGCCTGGTACAGGAGGATCTTTTGGCCGTGCACCAGGAGATTGCCAGTGCCATCCAGGCCATCGACCCTGCCACTGAGTACAGCAGCTTCATCCAGAGCCACCA GTACGAATCTGAGGTCCCACCAACTGTGTCCTTTGATGAGAGCCTGCTGGAGGACACAGAAAACCTGGTGccaggggagctgcagctgaatgAGCTGACCCTTGAAAGTGTCCAGCACTG CCTCACATCGGTTGAGGAAGAGTTGGTGGCCGCCACAGAGGCCGTGAGTATCAAGGAGCAGCAGATGCAGGAGCTGAAGGCAGAGATCCATGATGAGGAGCAAGGCCGGAGCCCCGGGGAGCG GGTGCATTTGTTGGGCAGGCGGCAGGGGCTGCATGAGGCGCGGCAGCAGCTCGAGGGCTGCCTCTGTGCCCAGGccaagctgcagctgcagcgggACGTGCTGGCCAGGAAGCTGACAGAGCTGGGCGTCAGGGaccccctgcctgccctgcctctgccagaGGATCGGCAGTCCGTCTCCTCCACA GAGCAGGAGCGGAGCGGGGCCAGTGCACTGGAGACCCTCAAGAGCCACATCACAGGGATCTTCAGCCCAAAGTACTCG CTGCCACCCCCCGTGCCCCTAATCCCAGACGTGCAGAAGCCACTGTGCCAGCAGGTCTGGTACCACGGGGCCATCCCACGTTCGGAGGTACAGGAGCTGCTGACCTGCAGTGGGGACTTCCTGGTGCGGGAGAGCCAGGGCAAGCAGGAGTACGTGCTCAGCGTGCTGTGGGATGGGCAGCCCCGGCACTTCATCATCCAGGCTGTCAGT aaCATGTTTCGGCTGGAGGGTGACAGCTTCCCCACCGTTCCGCTGCTCATCCAGCacctcctgcagagccagcagcccATCACCCGCAAGAGTGGCATTGTCctggccagggctgtgcccaag GACAAATGGGTGCTCAACCACGAGGACGTGCTGCTGGGGGAACGCATTGGTCGG GGTAACTTTGGGGAAGTGTTCAGCGGACGCCTGCGTGCTGACAACTCCCCCGTTGCTGTGAAATCCTGCCGGGAAACCCTTCCACCTGAGCTCAAGGCCAAGTTCCTGCAGGAAGCTAG GATTCTCAAGCAGTACAGACACCCGAACATCGTGCGGCTCATAGGTGTCTGCACGCAGAAACAGCCCATTTACATTGTCATGGAGCTGGTGCAGG GGGGGGACTTCCTGACCTTCCTGCGCAGTGAGGGTCCCCACCTCCGGGTGAAGGAGCTGGTCAAGATGACAGAGAATGCTGCTGCCGGCATGGAGTACCTGGAGAGCAAGCACTGCATCCACAG GGACCTGGCTGCTCGCAACTGCCTGGTGACGGAGAGGAACACTCTGAAGATCAGTGATTTTGGAATGTcacgggaggaggaggatggcaTCTATGCCTCCACAGGGGGGATGAAGCAAATCCCTGTCAAGTGGACGGCCCCTGAAGCACTCAATTATG GCCAATACAGCTCAGAGAGTGATGTCTGGAGCTTTGGGATCCTGCTGTGGGAAGCCTTCAGCCTGGGTGCCGTCCCCTATGCCAACCTCAGCAACCAGCAGACGCGGGAGGCAGTGGAGCATG GTATGCGGCTGGACCCTCCCGAGCAGTGCCCTGAGGAGGTGTATCAGCTGATGCAGCGCTGCTGGGAGTATGACCCCCGCAAGCGGCCCAGCTTCTGCACCATCCACCAGGACCTCATTGCCATCCGCAAGAGGCAGCGGTGA
- the FES gene encoding tyrosine-protein kinase Fes/Fps isoform X1 has product MGFGPELWCPQGHSALLRLQDGELRLLELMKKWMSQRAKSDREYAGMLHHMLSQLEKQEGAWQLHGDHGGQIEKSWWVLVSRTETLSQILRRHAEELAAGPLAKLSLLIRDKQQLRKAFGEQWQQLSQEYSRTTQQEMEKLKAQYRSLARDSAQAKRKYREASKDKERDKAKEKYVRSLWKLHALHNQYVLAVQAAALHHQHHYQRVLPSLHQSLYSLQQEMVLILKEILREYCSISSLVQEDLLAVHQEIASAIQAIDPATEYSSFIQSHQYGSTQPQPLLGTALLPLGGSGRHGASGGRAVLDAHRYESEVPPTVSFDESLLEDTENLVPGELQLNELTLESVQHCLTSVEEELVAATEAVSIKEQQMQELKAEIHDEEQGRSPGERVHLLGRRQGLHEARQQLEGCLCAQAKLQLQRDVLARKLTELGVRDPLPALPLPEDRQSVSSTEQERSGASALETLKSHITGIFSPKYSLPPPVPLIPDVQKPLCQQVWYHGAIPRSEVQELLTCSGDFLVRESQGKQEYVLSVLWDGQPRHFIIQAVSNMFRLEGDSFPTVPLLIQHLLQSQQPITRKSGIVLARAVPKDKWVLNHEDVLLGERIGRGNFGEVFSGRLRADNSPVAVKSCRETLPPELKAKFLQEARILKQYRHPNIVRLIGVCTQKQPIYIVMELVQGGDFLTFLRSEGPHLRVKELVKMTENAAAGMEYLESKHCIHRDLAARNCLVTERNTLKISDFGMSREEEDGIYASTGGMKQIPVKWTAPEALNYGQYSSESDVWSFGILLWEAFSLGAVPYANLSNQQTREAVEHGMRLDPPEQCPEEVYQLMQRCWEYDPRKRPSFCTIHQDLIAIRKRQR; this is encoded by the exons ATGGGCTTTGGGCCGGAGCTGTGGTGCCCGCAGGGGCACAGTGCACTGCTGCGGCTGCAGGATGGGGAGCTGCGCCTCCTGGAGCTGATGAAGAAGTGGATGTCGCAGCGGGCCAAGAGTGACCGGGAGTATGCAGGGATGCTGCACCACATGTTGtcccagctggaaaagcaggaggGCGCTTGGCAGCTCCATGGCGACCATGGTGGTCAGATCGAGAAG TCCTGGTGGGTGCTGGTGAGCCGGACAGAGACGCTGAGCCAGATCCTGCGGCGGCATGCGGAGGAACTGGCAGCGGGGCCGCTGGCCAAGCTGAGCCTGCTCATCCGCGACAAGCAGCAGCTGCGCAAAGCCTTCGGcgagcagtggcagcagctcagccaggagtATAGCCGG ACGACGCAGCAGGAGatggagaagctgaaggcaCAGTACCGCAGCCTGGCCCGTGACAGCGCCCAGGCCAAGCGCAAGTACCGGGAGGCCAGCAAAG ACAAGGAGCGGGACAAGGCGAAGGAGAAGTATGTGCGCAGCCTCTGGAAGCTCCATGCCCTGCACAATCAGTATGTGCTGGCTGTGCAGGCGGCTGCATTGCACCACCAGCACCACTACCAGCGGGTGCTGCCCAGCCTGCATCAGTCCCTCTACAGTCTGCAGCAGGAGATGGTCCTCATCCT AAAGGAGATCCTCAGGGAGTACTGCAGCATCAGCAGCCTGGTACAGGAGGATCTTTTGGCCGTGCACCAGGAGATTGCCAGTGCCATCCAGGCCATCGACCCTGCCACTGAGTACAGCAGCTTCATCCAGAGCCACCAGTATGGCTCCACGCAGCCGCAGCCTCTGCTGGGTACGGCCCTGCTGCCATTGGGTGGCAGCGGCCGGCACGGGGCAagtggaggcagagctgtcctggATGCCCACAGGTACGAATCTGAGGTCCCACCAACTGTGTCCTTTGATGAGAGCCTGCTGGAGGACACAGAAAACCTGGTGccaggggagctgcagctgaatgAGCTGACCCTTGAAAGTGTCCAGCACTG CCTCACATCGGTTGAGGAAGAGTTGGTGGCCGCCACAGAGGCCGTGAGTATCAAGGAGCAGCAGATGCAGGAGCTGAAGGCAGAGATCCATGATGAGGAGCAAGGCCGGAGCCCCGGGGAGCG GGTGCATTTGTTGGGCAGGCGGCAGGGGCTGCATGAGGCGCGGCAGCAGCTCGAGGGCTGCCTCTGTGCCCAGGccaagctgcagctgcagcgggACGTGCTGGCCAGGAAGCTGACAGAGCTGGGCGTCAGGGaccccctgcctgccctgcctctgccagaGGATCGGCAGTCCGTCTCCTCCACA GAGCAGGAGCGGAGCGGGGCCAGTGCACTGGAGACCCTCAAGAGCCACATCACAGGGATCTTCAGCCCAAAGTACTCG CTGCCACCCCCCGTGCCCCTAATCCCAGACGTGCAGAAGCCACTGTGCCAGCAGGTCTGGTACCACGGGGCCATCCCACGTTCGGAGGTACAGGAGCTGCTGACCTGCAGTGGGGACTTCCTGGTGCGGGAGAGCCAGGGCAAGCAGGAGTACGTGCTCAGCGTGCTGTGGGATGGGCAGCCCCGGCACTTCATCATCCAGGCTGTCAGT aaCATGTTTCGGCTGGAGGGTGACAGCTTCCCCACCGTTCCGCTGCTCATCCAGCacctcctgcagagccagcagcccATCACCCGCAAGAGTGGCATTGTCctggccagggctgtgcccaag GACAAATGGGTGCTCAACCACGAGGACGTGCTGCTGGGGGAACGCATTGGTCGG GGTAACTTTGGGGAAGTGTTCAGCGGACGCCTGCGTGCTGACAACTCCCCCGTTGCTGTGAAATCCTGCCGGGAAACCCTTCCACCTGAGCTCAAGGCCAAGTTCCTGCAGGAAGCTAG GATTCTCAAGCAGTACAGACACCCGAACATCGTGCGGCTCATAGGTGTCTGCACGCAGAAACAGCCCATTTACATTGTCATGGAGCTGGTGCAGG GGGGGGACTTCCTGACCTTCCTGCGCAGTGAGGGTCCCCACCTCCGGGTGAAGGAGCTGGTCAAGATGACAGAGAATGCTGCTGCCGGCATGGAGTACCTGGAGAGCAAGCACTGCATCCACAG GGACCTGGCTGCTCGCAACTGCCTGGTGACGGAGAGGAACACTCTGAAGATCAGTGATTTTGGAATGTcacgggaggaggaggatggcaTCTATGCCTCCACAGGGGGGATGAAGCAAATCCCTGTCAAGTGGACGGCCCCTGAAGCACTCAATTATG GCCAATACAGCTCAGAGAGTGATGTCTGGAGCTTTGGGATCCTGCTGTGGGAAGCCTTCAGCCTGGGTGCCGTCCCCTATGCCAACCTCAGCAACCAGCAGACGCGGGAGGCAGTGGAGCATG GTATGCGGCTGGACCCTCCCGAGCAGTGCCCTGAGGAGGTGTATCAGCTGATGCAGCGCTGCTGGGAGTATGACCCCCGCAAGCGGCCCAGCTTCTGCACCATCCACCAGGACCTCATTGCCATCCGCAAGAGGCAGCGGTGA
- the FES gene encoding tyrosine-protein kinase Fes/Fps isoform X2, which yields MGFGPELWCPQGHSALLRLQDGELRLLELMKKWMSQRAKSDREYAGMLHHMLSQLEKQEGAWQLHGDHGGQIEKSWWVLVSRTETLSQILRRHAEELAAGPLAKLSLLIRDKQQLRKAFGEQWQQLSQEYSRTTQQEMEKLKAQYRSLARDSAQAKRKYREASKDKERDKAKEKYVRSLWKLHALHNQYVLAVQAAALHHQHHYQRVLPSLHQSLYSLQQEMVLILKEILREYCSISSLVQEDLLAVHQEIASAIQAIDPATEYSSFIQSHQYESEVPPTVSFDESLLEDTENLVPGELQLNELTLESVQHCLTSVEEELVAATEAVSIKEQQMQELKAEIHDEEQGRSPGERVHLLGRRQGLHEARQQLEGCLCAQAKLQLQRDVLARKLTELGVRDPLPALPLPEDRQSVSSTEQERSGASALETLKSHITGIFSPKYSLPPPVPLIPDVQKPLCQQVWYHGAIPRSEVQELLTCSGDFLVRESQGKQEYVLSVLWDGQPRHFIIQAVSNMFRLEGDSFPTVPLLIQHLLQSQQPITRKSGIVLARAVPKDKWVLNHEDVLLGERIGRGNFGEVFSGRLRADNSPVAVKSCRETLPPELKAKFLQEARILKQYRHPNIVRLIGVCTQKQPIYIVMELVQGGDFLTFLRSEGPHLRVKELVKMTENAAAGMEYLESKHCIHRDLAARNCLVTERNTLKISDFGMSREEEDGIYASTGGMKQIPVKWTAPEALNYGQYSSESDVWSFGILLWEAFSLGAVPYANLSNQQTREAVEHGMRLDPPEQCPEEVYQLMQRCWEYDPRKRPSFCTIHQDLIAIRKRQR from the exons ATGGGCTTTGGGCCGGAGCTGTGGTGCCCGCAGGGGCACAGTGCACTGCTGCGGCTGCAGGATGGGGAGCTGCGCCTCCTGGAGCTGATGAAGAAGTGGATGTCGCAGCGGGCCAAGAGTGACCGGGAGTATGCAGGGATGCTGCACCACATGTTGtcccagctggaaaagcaggaggGCGCTTGGCAGCTCCATGGCGACCATGGTGGTCAGATCGAGAAG TCCTGGTGGGTGCTGGTGAGCCGGACAGAGACGCTGAGCCAGATCCTGCGGCGGCATGCGGAGGAACTGGCAGCGGGGCCGCTGGCCAAGCTGAGCCTGCTCATCCGCGACAAGCAGCAGCTGCGCAAAGCCTTCGGcgagcagtggcagcagctcagccaggagtATAGCCGG ACGACGCAGCAGGAGatggagaagctgaaggcaCAGTACCGCAGCCTGGCCCGTGACAGCGCCCAGGCCAAGCGCAAGTACCGGGAGGCCAGCAAAG ACAAGGAGCGGGACAAGGCGAAGGAGAAGTATGTGCGCAGCCTCTGGAAGCTCCATGCCCTGCACAATCAGTATGTGCTGGCTGTGCAGGCGGCTGCATTGCACCACCAGCACCACTACCAGCGGGTGCTGCCCAGCCTGCATCAGTCCCTCTACAGTCTGCAGCAGGAGATGGTCCTCATCCT AAAGGAGATCCTCAGGGAGTACTGCAGCATCAGCAGCCTGGTACAGGAGGATCTTTTGGCCGTGCACCAGGAGATTGCCAGTGCCATCCAGGCCATCGACCCTGCCACTGAGTACAGCAGCTTCATCCAGAGCCACCA GTACGAATCTGAGGTCCCACCAACTGTGTCCTTTGATGAGAGCCTGCTGGAGGACACAGAAAACCTGGTGccaggggagctgcagctgaatgAGCTGACCCTTGAAAGTGTCCAGCACTG CCTCACATCGGTTGAGGAAGAGTTGGTGGCCGCCACAGAGGCCGTGAGTATCAAGGAGCAGCAGATGCAGGAGCTGAAGGCAGAGATCCATGATGAGGAGCAAGGCCGGAGCCCCGGGGAGCG GGTGCATTTGTTGGGCAGGCGGCAGGGGCTGCATGAGGCGCGGCAGCAGCTCGAGGGCTGCCTCTGTGCCCAGGccaagctgcagctgcagcgggACGTGCTGGCCAGGAAGCTGACAGAGCTGGGCGTCAGGGaccccctgcctgccctgcctctgccagaGGATCGGCAGTCCGTCTCCTCCACA GAGCAGGAGCGGAGCGGGGCCAGTGCACTGGAGACCCTCAAGAGCCACATCACAGGGATCTTCAGCCCAAAGTACTCG CTGCCACCCCCCGTGCCCCTAATCCCAGACGTGCAGAAGCCACTGTGCCAGCAGGTCTGGTACCACGGGGCCATCCCACGTTCGGAGGTACAGGAGCTGCTGACCTGCAGTGGGGACTTCCTGGTGCGGGAGAGCCAGGGCAAGCAGGAGTACGTGCTCAGCGTGCTGTGGGATGGGCAGCCCCGGCACTTCATCATCCAGGCTGTCAGT aaCATGTTTCGGCTGGAGGGTGACAGCTTCCCCACCGTTCCGCTGCTCATCCAGCacctcctgcagagccagcagcccATCACCCGCAAGAGTGGCATTGTCctggccagggctgtgcccaag GACAAATGGGTGCTCAACCACGAGGACGTGCTGCTGGGGGAACGCATTGGTCGG GGTAACTTTGGGGAAGTGTTCAGCGGACGCCTGCGTGCTGACAACTCCCCCGTTGCTGTGAAATCCTGCCGGGAAACCCTTCCACCTGAGCTCAAGGCCAAGTTCCTGCAGGAAGCTAG GATTCTCAAGCAGTACAGACACCCGAACATCGTGCGGCTCATAGGTGTCTGCACGCAGAAACAGCCCATTTACATTGTCATGGAGCTGGTGCAGG GGGGGGACTTCCTGACCTTCCTGCGCAGTGAGGGTCCCCACCTCCGGGTGAAGGAGCTGGTCAAGATGACAGAGAATGCTGCTGCCGGCATGGAGTACCTGGAGAGCAAGCACTGCATCCACAG GGACCTGGCTGCTCGCAACTGCCTGGTGACGGAGAGGAACACTCTGAAGATCAGTGATTTTGGAATGTcacgggaggaggaggatggcaTCTATGCCTCCACAGGGGGGATGAAGCAAATCCCTGTCAAGTGGACGGCCCCTGAAGCACTCAATTATG GCCAATACAGCTCAGAGAGTGATGTCTGGAGCTTTGGGATCCTGCTGTGGGAAGCCTTCAGCCTGGGTGCCGTCCCCTATGCCAACCTCAGCAACCAGCAGACGCGGGAGGCAGTGGAGCATG GTATGCGGCTGGACCCTCCCGAGCAGTGCCCTGAGGAGGTGTATCAGCTGATGCAGCGCTGCTGGGAGTATGACCCCCGCAAGCGGCCCAGCTTCTGCACCATCCACCAGGACCTCATTGCCATCCGCAAGAGGCAGCGGTGA